One window of the Mycobacterium sp. SVM_VP21 genome contains the following:
- a CDS encoding FAD-binding dehydrogenase produces the protein MSGKADADAIVIGAGLAGLVAACELVDRGQRVLIVDQENSANLGGQAFWSFGGLFFVDSPEQRRLGVRDSHELALQDWLGTAGFDRECDHWPRQWAHAYVDFASGEKRSWLRARGLKVFPLVGWAERGGYGAIGHGNSVPRFHITWGTGPALVEIFAGRLRGRSKVRFAFRHQVDELIVEGGRVTGVRGSVLEPSAAERGVASSRNTVGQFEFRAPAVLVTSGGIGGNLDLVRQNWPERMGRVPAQLLAGVPAHVDGRMIGITEAAGGRVINRDRMWHYTEGITNYDPIWPGHGIRIIPGPSPLWLDAAGVRLPGPLYPGFDTLGTLEHIARSGQDYTWFVLNRRIIEKEFALSGQEQNPDLTSRSLRQLAASRARSGPPPPVQAFIDRGVDFVHASSLRDLVAAMNDLPDVVPLDYATVEAEVTARDREVANRFSKDGQITAIRGARSYLGDRIGRVVAPHRLTDPSAGPLIAVKLHILTRKTLGGLETDLDSRVLGANGKPIDGLYAAGEVAGFGGGGVHGYRALEGTFLGGCIFSGRAAGRGAASDIA, from the coding sequence ATGAGCGGTAAGGCGGACGCTGACGCGATCGTCATCGGGGCGGGTCTGGCCGGCCTGGTGGCGGCCTGTGAACTGGTGGACCGTGGCCAGCGCGTTCTGATCGTCGACCAGGAGAACAGCGCGAACCTGGGCGGACAGGCCTTCTGGTCGTTCGGTGGCCTGTTCTTCGTCGACAGCCCCGAGCAGCGCAGGCTCGGGGTCCGCGACAGTCACGAACTGGCGCTACAGGACTGGTTGGGCACCGCCGGTTTCGACCGGGAGTGCGACCATTGGCCGCGGCAATGGGCGCATGCCTACGTGGACTTCGCCTCGGGTGAGAAGCGCAGCTGGCTGCGGGCCCGCGGGCTGAAAGTCTTTCCGTTGGTGGGCTGGGCCGAGCGCGGCGGTTACGGCGCCATCGGGCACGGCAACTCGGTGCCCCGGTTCCACATCACCTGGGGAACCGGACCGGCGTTGGTGGAGATCTTCGCGGGCCGGCTGCGCGGCCGCTCAAAGGTCCGGTTCGCCTTCCGGCATCAGGTCGACGAGCTGATCGTCGAGGGTGGCCGGGTGACCGGGGTGCGGGGCAGCGTGCTGGAACCCTCGGCCGCCGAACGCGGGGTGGCGTCATCGCGGAACACGGTGGGACAGTTCGAGTTTCGTGCACCTGCGGTACTGGTTACCAGTGGCGGCATCGGCGGCAATCTCGATCTGGTGCGACAGAACTGGCCGGAGCGGATGGGCCGGGTGCCCGCGCAGCTCCTCGCCGGGGTGCCCGCCCACGTCGACGGCCGGATGATCGGGATCACCGAGGCGGCCGGCGGCCGGGTGATCAACCGGGACCGGATGTGGCACTACACCGAGGGCATTACCAACTACGACCCGATCTGGCCGGGCCACGGCATCCGGATCATCCCCGGCCCGTCACCGTTGTGGCTCGACGCCGCCGGTGTGCGGCTGCCCGGGCCGCTCTATCCCGGGTTCGACACTTTGGGCACGCTGGAACACATCGCCCGCTCCGGTCAGGACTACACCTGGTTCGTGCTCAACCGGCGGATCATCGAGAAGGAATTCGCGCTGTCGGGCCAAGAGCAGAATCCCGACCTGACCAGCCGCAGTCTGCGTCAGCTCGCCGCGTCACGAGCCCGGTCCGGGCCGCCCCCGCCGGTGCAGGCGTTCATCGACCGCGGGGTGGATTTCGTGCACGCCTCGTCGCTGCGTGACCTGGTGGCCGCGATGAACGACCTGCCCGACGTGGTGCCGTTGGACTACGCGACGGTCGAGGCCGAGGTCACCGCGCGCGACCGCGAAGTGGCGAACCGATTCAGCAAAGACGGCCAGATCACCGCGATCCGCGGCGCCCGGTCCTACTTGGGTGACCGGATCGGCCGGGTGGTGGCGCCGCACCGGCTGACCGATCCGTCCGCCGGTCCGCTGATCGCGGTCAAGCTGCACATCCTGACCCGGAAGACGTTGGGTGGCTTGGAAACCGACTTGGACTCCCGGGTGCTGGGCGCGAACGGCAAGCCGATCGACGGGCTGTACGCGGCCGGCGAGGTGGCCGGCTTCGGCGGCGGCGGCGTGCACGGCTACCGGGCGCTGGAGGGCACCTTCCTGGGTGGGTGCATCTTCTCCGGCCGGGCTGCCGGCCGGGGCGCCGCCAGCGATATCGCCTGA
- a CDS encoding DUF2254 domain-containing protein — MHTRSERFPSVRAAALAYRFRESLFALPLVIVFGGMALAVITRVADRNIGPSPRFLLKMDSGVATTLLSTIAGATITTAGVIFSLTIVSLQLASSQLSPRVMRWFIRDRLSQVVIGLLVATFVYCVLSLPDLNGSSPVPAPPLTVTVAVVLTIATVITIIAHVDHLAHRLEVGQVVREIAAEGSMVIDAVAAAAAHEQPAHEADMDVPPEALRLTSPGNGWVSQVNPQRLLAAIPAGTTIRLDTRVGAYIHLGQPLVTIWPVPANPDRVRDKLSRAVVVSDSRTMQEDVDFAFRQLVDIGLRALSSAINDPTTAVEATLRVGSLLRRVLTVQPRPRAVAGPDGRILLRPWDLDPKEYIGHGFDQLRQVAPSQPLVAAAILRVLRMLVAHVKEYGRPEHLPALREQTDLLLESLEMTPGLHPRDLARLKAIAADTTDPADHSRRRATP; from the coding sequence ATGCATACCCGGTCGGAACGCTTCCCCAGCGTGCGGGCGGCGGCGCTGGCCTACCGGTTCCGGGAGAGCCTGTTCGCGCTGCCGTTGGTGATCGTGTTTGGCGGGATGGCGCTCGCCGTCATCACCCGGGTGGCGGATCGCAACATCGGCCCGTCGCCGCGCTTCCTGCTGAAGATGGACAGCGGCGTTGCCACCACACTGCTGTCCACAATCGCCGGCGCGACGATCACCACAGCGGGAGTCATCTTCTCGTTGACCATCGTCAGCCTGCAGCTGGCGAGTTCGCAGCTGTCGCCCCGCGTGATGCGGTGGTTCATCCGGGACCGGCTCAGCCAGGTTGTCATCGGCCTGCTGGTCGCGACGTTCGTGTACTGCGTGCTGAGCCTGCCCGACCTCAACGGATCCTCGCCGGTTCCCGCTCCGCCGCTAACGGTGACGGTCGCGGTGGTGCTGACGATCGCCACCGTCATCACGATCATCGCTCACGTCGATCACCTGGCCCACCGGCTGGAGGTCGGACAGGTGGTGCGCGAGATCGCGGCCGAGGGCTCCATGGTGATCGACGCCGTCGCGGCCGCCGCCGCGCACGAGCAACCGGCCCACGAAGCCGACATGGATGTTCCCCCGGAAGCACTGCGGCTGACCTCGCCCGGCAACGGCTGGGTCAGTCAGGTCAATCCTCAGCGGCTGCTGGCCGCCATCCCGGCGGGCACCACAATCCGGTTGGACACCCGCGTCGGTGCCTACATCCACCTCGGCCAGCCACTGGTCACCATCTGGCCGGTGCCGGCCAATCCGGATCGGGTGCGGGACAAACTGTCTCGGGCCGTCGTCGTCAGTGACAGCCGCACCATGCAGGAAGACGTCGACTTCGCCTTCCGGCAGCTGGTCGATATCGGGCTGCGTGCACTCAGCTCGGCGATCAACGACCCGACCACCGCGGTGGAGGCCACGCTGCGGGTGGGCAGCCTGTTGCGCCGGGTGCTGACGGTACAACCGCGGCCGCGTGCGGTGGCCGGTCCAGATGGGCGAATACTGTTGCGGCCCTGGGATCTCGACCCCAAAGAGTACATCGGGCACGGTTTCGACCAACTTCGCCAGGTTGCGCCCAGTCAGCCCTTGGTGGCGGCGGCGATCCTGCGGGTGCTGCGGATGCTGGTCGCTCACGTCAAGGAATACGGCCGGCCCGAGCACCTGCCCGCCCTGCGGGAGCAGACCGACCTGCTGCTGGAATCGCTGGAGATGACGCCGGGTCTGCATCCCCGTGATCTGGCCCGCCTCAAGGCGATCGCCGCGGACACCACCGATCCGGCCGACCACAGCCGCCGCCGGGCGACTCCGTAG
- a CDS encoding type IV toxin-antitoxin system AbiEi family antitoxin domain-containing protein, whose protein sequence is MHNYLRRHDGVITRAQAMACGLSTSAIDRRIRSGRWRRCGPGVYFADDRPFTTAARIRAAVWSYGRDAVASGLAAAWWHQLTTATPNLIEVTVPRNSHGRPHRGTRVRRRDLSTADVVERRGLLVTGLALTTVEAAVRHGGGLKVMDTALQRHTELPHLWRAHLRNAGRHGSPAARRMLWAAESGARSHAERILVQLLRAAGITGWVANYRLGGYRLDIAFPDLKVAIEIDGWAFHNGPDEFEGDRIRRNQIVLLGWTVLRFTWLGAWVGNTPAGVNV, encoded by the coding sequence ATGCACAACTATCTACGGCGCCACGACGGTGTGATCACCCGCGCGCAGGCCATGGCATGCGGCCTGTCTACCTCCGCCATCGACCGAAGAATCCGATCCGGGCGCTGGCGGCGCTGCGGTCCCGGCGTGTACTTCGCCGACGATCGCCCGTTCACCACCGCGGCGCGCATCCGAGCAGCCGTGTGGAGCTACGGACGCGATGCTGTCGCGAGCGGGCTGGCTGCGGCCTGGTGGCACCAGCTGACTACCGCCACACCGAATCTGATCGAAGTCACCGTCCCTCGCAATTCTCACGGCCGGCCTCACCGCGGCACCCGGGTCAGGCGCCGTGACCTTTCGACGGCCGATGTGGTCGAACGCAGAGGGCTATTGGTCACCGGCCTCGCCCTGACAACGGTCGAAGCGGCTGTCCGGCACGGTGGCGGCCTCAAAGTGATGGATACCGCGCTGCAGCGTCACACCGAACTTCCGCACCTATGGCGGGCCCACCTGCGTAATGCCGGTCGCCACGGATCCCCGGCGGCCCGTCGGATGCTATGGGCGGCGGAGAGCGGCGCGCGCTCACACGCTGAGCGGATCCTGGTCCAGCTGTTGCGCGCGGCGGGCATCACGGGGTGGGTGGCGAACTATCGACTGGGCGGCTACAGGCTCGATATCGCCTTTCCGGACCTCAAAGTTGCGATCGAGATCGACGGGTGGGCGTTCCACAACGGCCCGGACGAGTTCGAGGGTGATCGGATCCGACGGAATCAGATCGTGCTGCTGGGATGGACGGTCCTCCGGTTCACCTGGCTAGGAGCCTGGGTCGGTAACACGCCAGCCGGGGTGAACGTCTGA
- a CDS encoding glutathione peroxidase: MSLAEIPLTTLDGRSTSLADYADRAVLVVNVASKCGLTPQYGALEKLAQDYGDRGLTVLGVPCNQFMGQEPGTAEEIQTFCSTTYGVTFPLLAKIDVNGADRHPLYAELTKTADAEGAAGDVQWNFEKFLLAPGATVVNRFRPTTVPDAPGVIAAIEAVLPG, from the coding sequence ATGAGCCTCGCCGAAATCCCGCTGACCACCCTTGACGGCCGTTCCACCTCGCTGGCCGATTACGCCGACCGCGCGGTGCTGGTGGTCAACGTCGCGTCCAAATGCGGACTCACTCCGCAGTACGGCGCGCTGGAGAAGCTCGCGCAGGACTATGGCGACCGCGGCCTGACCGTGCTGGGTGTGCCCTGTAACCAGTTCATGGGCCAGGAGCCCGGAACGGCCGAGGAGATCCAGACCTTCTGCTCGACCACCTACGGGGTGACCTTTCCGTTGCTGGCCAAGATCGACGTCAACGGTGCGGACCGCCACCCGCTGTATGCCGAGTTGACCAAGACCGCCGACGCCGAGGGCGCCGCCGGTGACGTGCAGTGGAACTTCGAGAAGTTCCTGCTCGCCCCGGGGGCCACCGTGGTCAACCGCTTCCGTCCCACCACGGTGCCGGACGCACCTGGGGTGATCGCCGCCATCGAAGCCGTCCTGCCTGGCTGA
- a CDS encoding DUF2334 domain-containing protein: MTGQLIVSVSGIGAHTRADAEDFCAQLDARGVPVSLLVAPRLGGDYRLDRDPDTVDWLTQRRADGAAIVLHGFDEAATKKRRGEFATLPAHEANLRLLGADRVLEHLGLRTRLFAAPGWTVSPGTVRALPRNGFRLLAGLHGVTDLVLDHTVRARVIGVGAGFLSAPWWCRMVVATSERIARRDGAVRLSVGARQLSKPGVTEAMLEAVDTALGHGCRPERYRWPLAPVDVTSELSA; the protein is encoded by the coding sequence GTGACCGGACAACTGATCGTCTCCGTCTCCGGGATCGGGGCGCACACCCGGGCCGATGCCGAGGACTTCTGCGCGCAACTGGATGCCCGCGGCGTCCCGGTGTCGCTGCTGGTGGCGCCCCGACTGGGGGGCGACTACCGGCTCGACCGCGATCCCGACACCGTCGACTGGCTGACGCAGCGGCGTGCCGACGGTGCGGCGATCGTGCTGCACGGCTTCGACGAGGCCGCCACCAAGAAGCGCCGCGGCGAGTTCGCGACGCTGCCCGCTCACGAGGCCAATCTGCGACTGCTCGGCGCCGACCGCGTACTCGAGCACCTGGGACTACGCACTCGACTGTTCGCCGCGCCCGGCTGGACCGTGTCGCCGGGCACCGTCAGGGCATTGCCGCGCAATGGTTTCCGACTTCTGGCCGGTTTGCACGGCGTCACCGACCTGGTACTGGACCACACCGTGCGGGCCCGGGTGATCGGCGTCGGGGCCGGATTTCTCAGCGCGCCCTGGTGGTGCCGGATGGTGGTGGCCACCAGCGAGCGCATCGCGCGCCGCGACGGCGCGGTGCGGCTGTCGGTAGGTGCGCGACAGCTGAGCAAGCCCGGCGTGACCGAGGCCATGCTGGAGGCGGTGGACACGGCGTTGGGCCACGGTTGCCGGCCGGAGCGCTACCGCTGGCCGCTCGCGCCGGTCGATGTGACCTCGGAGCTGAGCGCCTGA
- the purQ gene encoding phosphoribosylformylglycinamidine synthase subunit PurQ: protein MSARIGVITFPGTLDDVDAARAVRFVGAEPVSLWHADADLKGVDAVVVPGGFSYGDYLRCGAIARFAPVMGEVIKAAGQGMPVLGICNGFQVLCEAGMLPGALTRNVGLHFVCRDVWLRVASTSTAWTSRFDADADLLVPLKSGEGRYVASDAVLDELEGEGRVVFRYLDNINGSLRDIAGVSSANGRVVGLMPHPEHAIEALTGPSDDGLGLFYSALDAVLSV, encoded by the coding sequence GTGAGCGCCCGGATCGGCGTCATCACCTTCCCCGGCACCCTCGACGACGTCGACGCCGCCCGCGCGGTCCGGTTCGTCGGTGCCGAACCCGTCAGCCTCTGGCACGCCGACGCCGACCTCAAGGGCGTCGACGCCGTGGTGGTGCCCGGCGGCTTCTCCTACGGCGACTATCTGCGCTGCGGTGCCATCGCCCGGTTCGCCCCGGTGATGGGCGAGGTCATCAAGGCCGCCGGTCAAGGCATGCCGGTGCTCGGCATCTGCAACGGCTTCCAGGTGCTGTGCGAGGCCGGCATGCTGCCTGGAGCGCTGACCCGCAACGTCGGGCTGCACTTCGTCTGCCGCGACGTCTGGCTGCGGGTGGCCTCCACCTCGACGGCCTGGACCTCTCGGTTCGACGCCGACGCCGACCTGCTGGTGCCGCTGAAGTCCGGCGAGGGCCGCTACGTGGCCTCCGACGCGGTGCTCGACGAACTCGAGGGCGAAGGCCGGGTGGTGTTCCGCTACCTCGACAACATCAACGGCTCGCTGCGTGACATCGCCGGGGTGAGCTCGGCCAACGGCCGGGTGGTCGGGCTGATGCCGCACCCCGAGCACGCCATCGAGGCCCTGACCGGGCCCAGCGATGACGGGCTGGGGCTGTTCTACTCCGCGCTGGATGCGGTGCTGTCGGTCTGA
- the purS gene encoding phosphoribosylformylglycinamidine synthase subunit PurS, translating to MARVVVHVMPKAEILDPQGQAIVGALSRLGHTGVSDVRQGKRFELEVDGSIDDAALAEIAESLLANTVIEDFTVSRETS from the coding sequence GTGGCCCGGGTGGTTGTGCACGTAATGCCCAAAGCCGAGATCCTTGACCCGCAGGGACAGGCTATCGTCGGAGCGCTTTCTCGGCTCGGACACACCGGAGTTTCGGATGTGCGGCAGGGCAAGCGCTTCGAGCTCGAGGTCGACGGTTCCATCGACGACGCCGCACTGGCCGAGATCGCCGAATCGCTGCTGGCCAACACGGTGATCGAGGACTTCACCGTCAGCCGGGAGACCTCGTGA
- a CDS encoding MBL fold metallo-hydrolase — protein sequence MQLTHFGHSCLLADFGGTAVLFDPGNFSHGFEGITGLAAILVTHQHPDHADVARLPALIDANPGAALYADPQTAAQLGPPWQAVHVGDAFDVGPLRVRGVGGQHAVIHPELPMIDNISYLIGDDAHPARLMHPGDALFVPGEPVDVLATPAAAPWMKISEAVDYLRAVEPRVAVPIHQGIIATEARGIYHGRLAEMGRADFQVLPQESAVTF from the coding sequence ATGCAGCTGACCCACTTCGGCCATTCCTGCCTGCTCGCCGATTTCGGCGGGACCGCGGTGCTGTTCGACCCCGGCAACTTCTCGCACGGCTTCGAGGGCATCACCGGCCTGGCGGCCATTCTGGTCACTCATCAGCACCCTGATCACGCCGACGTTGCGCGGCTGCCGGCCCTGATCGACGCCAACCCGGGTGCCGCGCTCTACGCCGACCCGCAGACCGCTGCCCAGCTGGGGCCGCCCTGGCAGGCAGTGCACGTCGGGGACGCCTTCGACGTCGGCCCGCTGCGGGTGCGCGGGGTCGGCGGGCAGCACGCGGTGATCCATCCTGAGCTGCCGATGATCGACAACATCTCCTACCTGATCGGCGACGACGCGCATCCGGCCCGGTTGATGCATCCCGGCGACGCGCTGTTCGTACCCGGTGAACCAGTGGACGTGCTGGCCACCCCGGCGGCGGCGCCCTGGATGAAGATCTCCGAGGCCGTCGACTACCTGCGCGCGGTGGAGCCGCGGGTCGCGGTGCCGATCCACCAGGGCATCATCGCCACCGAGGCCCGCGGGATCTATCACGGCCGCCTGGCCGAGATGGGGCGCGCCGACTTCCAGGTACTGCCTCAGGAGAGCGCCGTCACCTTCTGA
- a CDS encoding S9 family peptidase, producing MTDVSQILPGPPSAKRVDSTRTHHGDTFVDSYEWLRDKSDPAVIAHLEAENAYTDAATAHLEPLRQAIFDEIKARTKETDLSVPARRGDWWYYARTFEGKQYGVHCRCPISSPDDWDPPQLDEATEIPGEQVLLDQNAEAEGHDFFALGAASVSPDSHILAYSVDVIGDERYTLRFKDLSTGELLPDEIAGIGAGVTWATDNQTVYYTTVDEAWRPDTVWRHRIGASVESAEQVYHEADERFWLSVGRTRSDAYVLIAAGSSITTEVRYADAADSHAEFTVVLPRREGVEYAVEHAIIGGEDQFLMLHNDGAVNFTLVQASVSDPAAQRTLIAGRDDVRLDAVDAFAHHLVVGYRAEGLPRIQLWPIGADGDLQPPQEITFDTELTSSGLATNPNWDTPKLRVAATSFITPVRVYDIDLATGERTLLREQPVLGEYRSTDYVEYRDWAYAEDGTRIPVSIVHRAGIELPAPTLLYGYGAYESCEDPQFSIARLSLLDRGMVFAVAHVRGGGEMGRLWYERGKLLEKKNSFTDFVAVGRHLIDAGVCRPGQLVAMGGSAGGLLMGAVTNLAPDLFAGVVAQVPFVDPLTTILDPSLPLTVIEWDEWGNPLDDKDVYFYMKSYSPYENIARRQYPPILAMTSLNDTRVYYVEPAKWIAALRHTKTDANPVLLKTEMNAGHGGISGRYERWKEIAFSYAWLLAVVGCG from the coding sequence ATGACCGACGTGTCGCAGATCCTTCCGGGACCACCCTCAGCCAAGCGAGTGGACAGCACCCGCACTCACCACGGGGACACCTTCGTCGACTCCTATGAGTGGCTGCGCGACAAGTCTGATCCCGCTGTTATCGCTCACCTGGAAGCCGAGAACGCCTATACCGACGCTGCCACGGCACACCTGGAACCCTTGCGCCAAGCCATTTTCGACGAGATCAAGGCCCGCACCAAGGAGACCGACCTGTCGGTGCCCGCCCGTCGCGGCGACTGGTGGTACTACGCACGCACCTTTGAAGGCAAGCAGTACGGCGTCCACTGCCGCTGCCCGATCAGCAGCCCCGATGACTGGGATCCACCCCAGCTCGACGAGGCCACCGAGATCCCCGGCGAGCAGGTGCTGCTTGACCAGAACGCCGAGGCCGAGGGTCATGACTTCTTCGCGCTCGGCGCCGCCAGCGTCAGCCCGGACAGCCACATCCTGGCCTACTCGGTCGACGTCATCGGCGACGAGAGGTACACCCTGCGGTTCAAGGATTTATCCACCGGTGAACTGCTTCCAGACGAGATCGCCGGGATCGGCGCCGGGGTGACCTGGGCGACCGACAACCAGACCGTCTACTACACGACCGTCGACGAAGCCTGGCGTCCGGATACCGTGTGGCGCCATCGAATCGGCGCTTCCGTAGAGTCCGCCGAGCAGGTCTACCACGAGGCCGACGAACGATTCTGGCTGTCGGTGGGACGCACCCGCAGTGACGCCTACGTGTTGATCGCCGCAGGTTCGTCGATCACCACCGAGGTGCGTTATGCCGACGCGGCCGACTCGCATGCCGAGTTCACCGTGGTGCTGCCTCGCCGTGAAGGCGTCGAGTACGCCGTAGAGCACGCGATCATCGGCGGCGAGGACCAATTCCTGATGCTGCACAACGACGGTGCGGTCAACTTCACGTTGGTGCAAGCCTCGGTGAGCGACCCGGCAGCGCAGCGGACCCTGATCGCCGGACGCGACGATGTGCGGCTCGACGCGGTGGATGCCTTCGCGCACCATCTGGTGGTCGGGTACCGCGCCGAGGGCCTGCCCCGCATCCAGCTGTGGCCGATCGGCGCCGACGGTGATCTTCAGCCGCCCCAGGAGATCACCTTCGACACCGAGCTGACCTCATCGGGTCTGGCCACCAATCCGAACTGGGACACCCCGAAACTGCGGGTGGCCGCCACGTCGTTCATCACCCCGGTGCGGGTCTACGACATCGACCTTGCGACCGGTGAGCGCACCCTGCTGCGCGAACAACCGGTGCTGGGCGAATACCGCAGCACCGATTACGTCGAATATCGCGACTGGGCCTACGCCGAGGACGGCACCCGGATCCCGGTGTCGATCGTGCACCGGGCCGGTATCGAACTCCCGGCTCCCACACTGCTTTACGGCTACGGAGCCTACGAGTCATGTGAGGACCCGCAGTTCTCGATCGCTCGGCTGTCGCTGCTGGACCGGGGCATGGTGTTCGCCGTAGCCCACGTTCGCGGCGGCGGTGAGATGGGCCGGCTGTGGTACGAGCGCGGCAAGCTGCTGGAGAAGAAGAACAGCTTCACCGACTTCGTCGCCGTGGGACGGCACCTGATCGACGCCGGGGTGTGCCGGCCCGGGCAGCTGGTGGCGATGGGCGGCAGTGCCGGCGGTCTGCTGATGGGGGCGGTGACCAACCTGGCGCCGGACCTGTTTGCCGGGGTGGTGGCGCAGGTGCCGTTCGTCGACCCGCTGACCACCATCTTGGACCCGTCGCTCCCGCTGACCGTCATCGAATGGGACGAGTGGGGAAACCCGTTGGACGACAAGGACGTCTACTTCTACATGAAGTCCTACTCGCCCTATGAGAACATCGCCCGACGGCAATACCCCCCGATACTGGCGATGACCTCCCTGAATGACACCCGGGTGTACTACGTCGAGCCGGCGAAGTGGATAGCGGCGCTGCGGCACACCAAGACCGACGCCAACCCGGTGTTGCTGAAAACCGAGATGAACGCCGGCCACGGCGGTATCTCCGGGCGCTACGAACGCTGGAAAGAGATCGCGTTCTCCTACGCCTGGCTGCTGGCGGTTGTCGGCTGCGGGTAA
- a CDS encoding phosphoribosylaminoimidazolesuccinocarboxamide synthase, which produces MSRPALSDYQHLASGKVRELYRIDEQHLLFVATDRISAFDYILDSEIPDKGRILTAMSVFFFDLVDSPNHLAGPPDDPRIPDEVLGRALVVRQLKMMPVECVARGYLTGSGLLDYQRSGAVCGIPLPPGLVEASKFLNPLFTPATKADIGEHDENISFAQVIDLVGPVRAGQLRDRTLATYVQAADHALTKGIIIADTKFEFGIDEHDNLVLADEVFTPDSSRYWPADHYRAGVVQQSFDKQFVRNWLTGPESGWDRSGDQPPPALPDDIIAATRARYVEAYERISGLSFDDWVGPGA; this is translated from the coding sequence ATGTCGCGACCCGCGCTCTCCGATTATCAGCACCTGGCCAGCGGCAAAGTCCGCGAACTCTACCGGATCGATGAGCAGCATCTGCTGTTCGTCGCTACCGACCGGATCTCGGCGTTCGACTACATCCTCGACAGCGAGATCCCGGACAAGGGCCGCATCCTGACCGCGATGAGTGTCTTCTTTTTCGACCTCGTCGATTCCCCCAATCACCTGGCCGGGCCGCCCGATGACCCGCGCATCCCCGACGAGGTGCTTGGCCGCGCGCTGGTGGTGCGCCAGCTCAAGATGATGCCGGTGGAGTGTGTGGCCCGCGGCTACCTGACCGGCTCGGGCCTGCTGGACTACCAGCGCAGTGGCGCCGTGTGCGGCATACCCTTGCCACCCGGATTGGTGGAAGCCAGCAAGTTCCTCAACCCGCTGTTCACTCCGGCGACCAAGGCCGACATTGGTGAGCATGACGAGAACATCTCGTTCGCGCAAGTGATCGACCTGGTAGGGCCGGTACGCGCCGGCCAGCTGCGCGACCGCACCCTGGCGACCTATGTGCAGGCGGCCGACCACGCGTTGACCAAGGGAATCATCATCGCCGACACCAAGTTCGAGTTCGGCATCGACGAACACGACAACCTGGTGCTGGCCGACGAGGTCTTCACTCCCGACTCGTCGCGGTACTGGCCGGCCGACCACTACCGCGCCGGGGTCGTGCAGCAGAGCTTCGACAAGCAGTTCGTCCGCAACTGGCTCACCGGCCCGGAATCCGGTTGGGACCGTTCAGGAGATCAGCCGCCGCCGGCGCTGCCGGACGACATCATCGCTGCGACTCGCGCCCGCTACGTCGAAGCCTACGAACGTATTTCAGGGCTGTCCTTCGACGACTGGGTTGGCCCCGGAGCATGA